A window of Roseobacter fucihabitans genomic DNA:
AGGATGTCGGCGCGTGGCTCGAGGCCAAACAGGGCCTCGTCCAGATCGACCGACCCGGCTTTGCCGCCGTCCAGTTTGATGACATCGAGTTTCATGCGTCACCTTCTTTCTTATCTGCAGCTTCCGCATCAGCGACCGTATCAGGTTTCGCCTCTGCTGCTTCTGCGGCTTCCATTGCGGCTTGCTCTTCTGCAGCTGCGGCGGCGGCGGCGGCTTCTGCTTCGGCGGCAGCGGCTGCGGCGGCTGCTTCAGCGGCTTTTTCGGCTTCTTCCGCGGCAGATTTCAAAGCAGCGGGCAAAATGGCATTTTCAGGGAACGGCTTTTTTACCGCATCCTTGACCGTGACCCACCCGCCTTTGGAACCTGGAACGGCACCTTTGACCATGATCAAACCACGATCCGCATCCGTGCGCACAACCTGAAGATTTTGCGTGGTGACGCGGGCCGCACCCATGTGACCGGCCATTTTCTTGCCTTTGAAAACCTTACCGGGATCCTGACACTGGCCAGTGGAGCCGTGCGAACGGTGCGAAATCGACACACCGTGCGTCGCGCGCAAACCACCGAAGTTGTGACGCTTCATCGCACCAGCAAAACCTTTACCGATCGACGTGCCCGCCACATCAACGAACTGACCTTCAAAGTAATGATTGGCTGTGATTTCCTCACCCACACCGATCAGGTTCTCGGCATCCACGCGGAATTCGGCAACCTTACGCTTTGGTTCAACCTTCGCTGCTGCAAAGTGACCGCGCATGGCTTGGGACGTCCGCTTGGCCTTGGCCGTTCCGGCACCGAGCTGGACAGCGGAATAGCCGTCTTTCTCAGAGGTCCGCTGAGCGACAACCTGCAGCTTGTCGAGTTGAAGAACGGTCACAGGGATCTGCTTACCGTCTTCCATGAACAGCCGGGTCATCCCGACTTTTTTTGCAATAACGCCTGAGCGCAACATGATATTACCCTCCTAGGCTTATGATTGCAGTTTGATCTCGACGTCCACACCAGCGGCGAGGTCGAGCTTCATCAGCGCGTCCACGGTCTGGGGGGTCGGATCAACGATATCCAGCAGACGCTTGTGCGTGCGGATCTCGAACTGGTCACGGGATTTCTTGTCAACGTGGGGACCACGCAGAACGGTGAATTTTTCGATCTTGTTCGGCAATGGAATTGGGCCGCGAACAGATGCGCCGGTCCGCTTGGCGGTGTTGACGATCTCTTGTGTGGACGCGTCCAACACACGATAATCAAACGCCTTCAGGCGGATGCGGATATTTTGGCTTTGTGCTGCCATTTTTTCTTATCCCTTAAAACGGGTCTTGAAACGGAGAGGAAGAGGGGCCTCATCGCACCCCTTCATCGCGCTTGTGCTCATCGGCAAACATTTCCGAATAAGCAGAGGTGCCGAATATGATCCGGCACCTCTATTGTCTAGAGTAAGTTTGTAATTTACTCAGTAATTTTGGACACGACACCCGCACCGACGGTGCGGCCACCTTCGCGGATCGCGAAACGCAGGCCCTGCTCCATCGCGATCGGTGCGATCAGCTCGACGCCAAAGCTCACGTTGTCGCCCGGCATCACCATTTCGGTGCCTTCAGCCAACTGAACCGTGCCCGTCACATCCGTCGTACGGAAGTAAAACTGCGGGCGGTAATTCGCGAAAAACGGCGTGTGACGGCCCCCCTCATCCTTGGTCAGGATATAGGCTTCGGCCTCGAACTTGGTGTGTGGTTTCACGGAACCGGGCTTGCACAGCACCTGGCCACGCTCAACGCCTTCACGGTCGATACCGCGCAGCAATGCGCCGATGTTGTCGCCCGCTTCACCACGATCCAGCAGCTTGCGGAACATTTCAACGCCCGTGCAGGTAGTCTTCTTGGTGTCACGAATGCCAACGATTTCAATCTCATCGCCCACATTGATCACGCCACGCTCAACACGACCGGTCACAACCGTACCGC
This region includes:
- the rplC gene encoding 50S ribosomal protein L3, translated to MLRSGVIAKKVGMTRLFMEDGKQIPVTVLQLDKLQVVAQRTSEKDGYSAVQLGAGTAKAKRTSQAMRGHFAAAKVEPKRKVAEFRVDAENLIGVGEEITANHYFEGQFVDVAGTSIGKGFAGAMKRHNFGGLRATHGVSISHRSHGSTGQCQDPGKVFKGKKMAGHMGAARVTTQNLQVVRTDADRGLIMVKGAVPGSKGGWVTVKDAVKKPFPENAILPAALKSAAEEAEKAAEAAAAAAAAEAEAAAAAAAAEEQAAMEAAEAAEAKPDTVADAEAADKKEGDA
- the rpsJ gene encoding 30S ribosomal protein S10 is translated as MAAQSQNIRIRLKAFDYRVLDASTQEIVNTAKRTGASVRGPIPLPNKIEKFTVLRGPHVDKKSRDQFEIRTHKRLLDIVDPTPQTVDALMKLDLAAGVDVEIKLQS